A window of Costertonia aggregata contains these coding sequences:
- a CDS encoding GatB/YqeY domain-containing protein — protein sequence MGLQQKVMEQMKMAMKAKDTVALESLRAIKSALLLAQTSGEGSLSEEDEIKLVQKLVKQRKDSAEIYNEQGRADLAKPELAQAAVIERFLPEQLTEEEIEKVVVQTIDATGANGMKDMGKIMGMVSKELAGQADGKTISNIVKKKLN from the coding sequence ATGGGATTGCAGCAAAAAGTAATGGAGCAAATGAAGATGGCTATGAAGGCCAAGGATACCGTAGCATTGGAGTCGTTGCGAGCCATAAAATCTGCCTTGTTGTTGGCCCAGACGAGTGGGGAAGGAAGTTTGTCAGAAGAAGACGAAATAAAATTGGTGCAGAAGCTGGTAAAACAACGTAAAGACAGTGCCGAAATATACAACGAGCAGGGAAGAGCGGATTTAGCGAAACCCGAATTGGCACAGGCTGCCGTGATAGAACGGTTTTTACCAGAACAGCTGACCGAGGAAGAAATAGAGAAAGTAGTCGTACAAACGATTGATGCTACGGGTGCCAATGGAATGAAAGACATGGGAAAAATCATGGGTATGGTTTCCAAAGAACTGGCCGGCCAGGCAGATGGTAAGACCATATCCAACATTGTAAAAAAGAAATTGAATTAA
- the ftsZ gene encoding cell division protein FtsZ, which yields MSKNTDLDSISFDLPKNQSNVIKVIGVGGGGSNAINHMFQAGINGVDFVICNTDHQALTNSSVPNKIQLGVSLTEGLGAGANPEVGEQAAIESMEDIKGMLDHTTKMVFITAGMGGGTGTGAAPVIAKQAKEMDILTVGIVTMPFQFEGKNRCQQAQIGIEKLRSNVDSLIVINNNKLREVYGNLGFKAGFSKADEVLATAARGIAEVITHHYTQNIDLRDAKTVLSNSGTAIMGSAIASGSARANEAIMKALDSPLLNDNKIQGAKNVLLLIVSGSQEITIDEIGEINDHIQIEAGHGANIIMGVGEDEDLGEAIAVTVIATGFNVDQQDDIVNTESKKIIHTLEDEQKAEQNLMNTPVVHQLIEEEDVFEPVIKHVLEEEEMNLIPTSSYIKNFNVFYEEVVADNVSEDDFIIIDSKDSLADIEVVEPETVTSEKIEEDQFAFSFDMPLSKNDDKEEKENVITFNLSEDVKDMEVNEHVEVIPVLEYNKEGEKRYSLDDYMELEQKLTGAKSKSEEFEPKLKEEELIFEKKTIASEEVEESTVQEINPMETPLEELLKERADERRRKLKDFNYKFQNSLNNVDEIEKEPAYKRQGVSLNEKPSESKVSRTTLGEDSNDEIQLRSNNSFLHDNVD from the coding sequence ATGAGCAAAAACACTGATTTAGATAGTATATCCTTTGATTTACCCAAGAATCAAAGCAACGTAATAAAGGTCATTGGCGTAGGTGGCGGAGGCAGTAATGCCATCAACCACATGTTCCAGGCCGGAATAAACGGAGTGGATTTTGTGATCTGCAACACAGATCATCAAGCATTGACGAACAGCTCGGTCCCGAATAAGATTCAATTGGGCGTATCACTAACCGAAGGACTGGGTGCTGGTGCCAATCCCGAAGTAGGGGAACAGGCAGCAATCGAAAGCATGGAAGATATCAAAGGCATGCTGGACCATACTACAAAGATGGTCTTCATAACAGCCGGTATGGGCGGGGGAACAGGTACTGGTGCTGCTCCCGTTATTGCCAAACAGGCAAAAGAAATGGATATTCTAACGGTAGGAATCGTTACCATGCCGTTTCAATTTGAAGGTAAAAACAGATGTCAACAAGCTCAGATAGGTATCGAAAAATTACGTTCAAATGTAGATTCACTCATAGTGATCAACAATAATAAGCTTAGGGAAGTTTACGGTAACTTGGGTTTTAAGGCCGGCTTTTCCAAAGCAGATGAAGTATTGGCGACTGCCGCTCGCGGTATTGCCGAGGTCATAACGCACCATTACACGCAAAATATAGATTTACGCGATGCGAAGACCGTACTCTCCAACAGCGGTACAGCTATCATGGGCTCGGCAATAGCATCGGGTTCTGCAAGGGCCAATGAAGCGATTATGAAGGCCTTGGATTCCCCGCTATTGAACGATAATAAAATACAGGGAGCCAAAAATGTATTGTTGCTTATCGTTTCGGGTTCCCAAGAAATCACGATTGATGAAATTGGTGAAATCAATGACCATATCCAGATTGAGGCCGGCCATGGTGCCAATATTATCATGGGTGTGGGAGAAGATGAGGATTTGGGCGAGGCTATCGCCGTTACCGTAATCGCTACGGGATTTAACGTAGACCAACAAGATGATATCGTGAATACGGAATCAAAAAAAATCATCCATACGTTGGAAGATGAACAAAAAGCCGAACAGAATTTGATGAATACACCGGTAGTACATCAATTGATAGAGGAAGAGGACGTTTTTGAACCGGTAATCAAGCATGTTTTGGAAGAAGAAGAGATGAATTTGATTCCGACTTCCAGCTACATCAAAAATTTCAATGTTTTTTACGAAGAAGTAGTGGCCGATAATGTTTCTGAAGATGATTTCATCATTATTGACTCCAAGGATTCACTTGCTGATATTGAAGTAGTGGAACCCGAAACTGTTACTTCTGAGAAAATCGAGGAGGACCAATTTGCCTTTAGTTTTGACATGCCCTTGTCCAAGAATGATGATAAGGAAGAAAAAGAAAACGTGATTACCTTCAATTTAAGTGAAGATGTGAAGGATATGGAGGTAAATGAGCACGTTGAGGTAATTCCCGTGCTTGAATACAATAAAGAAGGGGAGAAGCGCTATAGTTTGGATGATTATATGGAGTTGGAGCAAAAATTAACGGGTGCCAAATCCAAATCGGAAGAGTTTGAACCTAAATTGAAGGAAGAAGAACTGATTTTCGAAAAGAAAACAATTGCAAGTGAGGAAGTTGAAGAGTCAACAGTTCAAGAAATAAACCCGATGGAAACTCCGTTGGAAGAGTTGTTGAAGGAACGTGCAGATGAGCGCCGGCGGAAGTTAAAGGACTTCAATTACAAGTTTCAGAATAGTCTTAATAATGTAGATGAAATCGAAAAAGAGCCAGCCTACAAGCGGCAAGGGGTAAGTTTAAATGAAAAACCCTCTGAGAGTAAGGTGTCTAGAACAACTTTGGGTGAGGATAGTAACGATGAGATTCAGTTGCGTTCCAACAATTCGTTCTTGCACGATAATGTGGATTAA
- the ftsA gene encoding cell division protein FtsA: protein MEQGNYSVGLDIGTTKIVAIIGKENEYGKIEVLGIGKSKSLGVHRGVVNNITQTIKSIQQAVEEAEVNSGLKIGSVVVGIAGQHIRSLQHSDYITRRDSEEVINDDDLDKLCNQVYKLVMLPGEEIIHVLPQEYKVDGQAEIKQPIGMYGGRLEANFHVVVGQVSSIKNIGRCIKSAGLDLDNITLEPLASSDAVLSQEEKEAGVALIDIGGGTTDLAIFKDGIIRHTAVIPFGGGVITEDIKEGCSIIEKQAELLKMKFGSAWPGENKDNEIVSIPGLRGREPKEITLKNLSKIIHARVVEIVEQVYVEIKNYGHEEQKKKLIAGIVLTGGGSQLKHLKQLVEYITGMDTRIGYPNEHLAGDSEAEIASPLYATAVGLLMNAIKNKEKNKAAEEEVVQENHEKEMAFAGHEEQSTNAAKVRKERKSVFDKWSEKLKDFLDNAE from the coding sequence ATGGAACAAGGTAATTATTCAGTAGGGTTAGACATAGGAACTACCAAAATAGTGGCCATAATCGGTAAGGAAAACGAGTATGGTAAGATAGAGGTTTTGGGTATCGGCAAGTCCAAAAGTTTGGGTGTGCACCGTGGCGTGGTCAACAACATTACGCAGACCATCAAATCAATTCAACAAGCTGTAGAAGAAGCAGAGGTAAATTCAGGTCTAAAAATAGGCTCCGTAGTCGTAGGTATAGCAGGGCAGCATATTCGAAGTCTGCAACATAGCGATTACATCACCAGAAGAGATTCCGAAGAAGTCATCAATGATGATGATTTGGATAAACTGTGTAACCAAGTATACAAGTTGGTCATGCTTCCCGGTGAGGAGATCATACATGTATTGCCACAAGAATACAAAGTGGATGGGCAAGCAGAGATAAAACAGCCTATCGGGATGTACGGTGGTCGCTTGGAAGCCAACTTTCATGTGGTCGTTGGGCAGGTTTCATCCATCAAAAACATAGGGCGGTGCATTAAAAGTGCCGGATTGGATTTGGATAACATCACATTGGAACCCTTGGCTTCATCGGATGCAGTTTTAAGTCAAGAAGAAAAAGAAGCGGGCGTTGCACTGATAGATATTGGGGGCGGTACTACCGATTTGGCCATTTTCAAGGACGGTATCATTCGCCATACCGCCGTGATTCCTTTTGGCGGCGGCGTCATTACCGAAGACATTAAGGAAGGTTGCTCTATAATCGAGAAGCAGGCTGAGCTGTTAAAAATGAAATTTGGTTCTGCCTGGCCAGGGGAAAATAAGGACAATGAAATAGTTTCGATACCTGGTCTTAGGGGAAGGGAGCCCAAAGAGATTACCTTAAAAAACCTATCCAAGATTATTCATGCCAGAGTGGTCGAAATCGTGGAGCAAGTATATGTAGAGATAAAGAACTACGGTCACGAGGAGCAAAAGAAAAAATTGATAGCAGGTATTGTTTTGACAGGGGGAGGGAGCCAATTAAAACACTTGAAGCAATTGGTGGAATATATCACGGGAATGGATACTAGGATAGGATATCCCAACGAACATTTGGCCGGGGATTCCGAAGCTGAGATTGCCAGCCCTTTATATGCAACGGCAGTAGGGCTTTTAATGAACGCCATCAAGAATAAGGAAAAAAACAAAGCCGCAGAAGAGGAAGTAGTTCAAGAAAACCATGAAAAAGAAATGGCCTTTGCCGGTCATGAAGAGCAAAGTACCAATGCGGCCAAGGTAAGAAAGGAACGTAAATCCGTTTTTGATAAATGGTCCGAAAAATTGAAAGACTTTTTGGATAATGCGGAGTAA
- a CDS encoding cell division protein FtsQ/DivIB, with protein MRINWNYIKIIVLLAIVSGLYAFANQRSNHKKISKLNIEFLGSENLYISHAMVNKLLIQNYGALENVPKEKLVLNTIEEVLQANKMVKSAQVYLTVDGKLTSKIVQRRPIGRIEGNSKFYMDDEGKRMPLSKNHSARVPIITGKITGQTLEDAYVILKHINGDDFLRKNVIGIHITEEENYQLKFRTDDFTVNLGGVDGLEEKFNNFKAFYTKAAKDKTLEKYNLVSLEFNNQVVCTKI; from the coding sequence ATGCGAATTAATTGGAACTACATAAAAATAATCGTCTTGCTCGCCATAGTATCGGGATTGTATGCTTTTGCCAACCAAAGAAGTAACCATAAGAAAATCAGTAAGTTGAATATTGAGTTTTTAGGTAGTGAGAATCTGTATATCTCACATGCCATGGTTAATAAATTGTTAATACAAAATTACGGTGCCTTAGAAAACGTACCCAAAGAAAAATTAGTTTTGAATACTATAGAAGAGGTCTTGCAGGCCAATAAAATGGTAAAAAGTGCCCAAGTTTATCTTACTGTAGATGGTAAGCTTACGTCAAAAATTGTCCAAAGGCGACCAATCGGAAGAATAGAGGGGAATTCAAAATTTTATATGGATGATGAGGGCAAACGCATGCCATTGTCCAAGAATCATTCTGCAAGGGTTCCCATAATTACGGGCAAGATAACCGGGCAAACCCTAGAGGACGCATATGTGATTTTAAAACACATAAATGGCGATGATTTTTTGAGAAAGAACGTGATAGGAATACATATAACAGAAGAGGAAAACTATCAACTAAAGTTCAGGACGGATGATTTTACGGTGAATTTGGGTGGAGTTGACGGTTTGGAGGAAAAATTCAACAATTTCAAGGCTTTCTATACCAAGGCCGCAAAGGATAAAACACTGGAAAAATATAATCTAGTGAGCTTAGAGTTCAACAATCAAGTAGTGTGCACCAAAATATAA
- the murC gene encoding UDP-N-acetylmuramate--L-alanine ligase, with translation MNLENIHNVYFIGVGGIGMSALARYFRFIQMNVAGYDKTKTPLTQELSAIGVDIHYSDDISLILDMYKNPNNTLVVYTPAVPNNHTEYQYFINNGFDIKKRSEVLGLITKDTFCFAVAGTHGKTTTSGILAHLLKETGTPLTAFLGGISEDFNSNFLLEGTEYSVVEADEYDRSFLRLSPNVACITSMDADHLDIYGDDKNIKKSFMDFVGCIKPGGKLFVKSGLPLQGITYGIEDDSDYCIKNLKIEHGTYIFDLGTPDTVVTGVRFNKPGRHNLLNGLVAFAMAVQAGSPPYRLAKALETFKGVQRRFSYRIKRDDFVFIDDYAHHPTEINAVFDAVSEMHADKSTLAVFQPHLFSRTKDFADDFAKSLSNFDSILLLDIYPAREEPLPGITSDWLLKKIDNQNKKVIAKSKLVSEIKKQNPQVLITMGAGDIGLEISKIKEEFTYAN, from the coding sequence ATGAATTTAGAGAACATACATAACGTTTACTTCATAGGGGTAGGAGGTATAGGTATGTCCGCCTTGGCTCGTTATTTTAGGTTCATTCAAATGAATGTTGCGGGTTATGATAAGACCAAAACCCCTTTAACGCAAGAGTTAAGTGCTATCGGGGTCGATATTCACTATTCGGACGATATTTCGTTGATTTTGGATATGTACAAGAACCCAAACAATACCCTGGTAGTATATACGCCAGCGGTACCCAACAATCATACGGAATATCAATATTTTATAAACAATGGGTTTGATATAAAAAAGCGTTCGGAAGTTTTAGGGCTGATTACAAAAGATACATTCTGTTTTGCCGTAGCGGGAACGCATGGCAAAACTACAACGTCAGGCATACTCGCCCACCTACTAAAAGAAACGGGAACACCTTTGACGGCATTTCTTGGGGGGATATCGGAAGACTTCAATAGTAATTTTCTTTTGGAAGGTACAGAATACTCGGTCGTGGAAGCCGATGAATATGACCGTTCTTTTTTAAGGTTATCCCCAAATGTGGCCTGCATAACATCAATGGATGCGGATCATTTGGATATTTACGGTGATGACAAAAACATCAAAAAATCATTTATGGATTTTGTGGGCTGTATAAAGCCGGGGGGCAAATTATTTGTTAAAAGCGGCTTGCCTTTACAAGGTATCACCTATGGCATAGAAGACGATTCTGATTACTGCATAAAAAACCTGAAAATAGAACATGGCACCTACATTTTTGATTTGGGAACTCCTGACACTGTTGTGACTGGAGTTAGATTTAATAAACCGGGAAGACACAATTTGCTGAACGGTCTGGTCGCTTTTGCAATGGCGGTACAAGCAGGTTCCCCACCCTATCGCCTTGCCAAAGCTTTGGAAACCTTTAAAGGTGTGCAAAGAAGATTTTCATATCGAATAAAGAGGGACGACTTTGTCTTTATCGACGATTATGCCCATCATCCGACCGAGATAAATGCGGTTTTTGATGCTGTTTCGGAAATGCATGCCGACAAAAGTACACTAGCTGTTTTTCAGCCCCACCTCTTTTCAAGAACAAAGGATTTTGCAGATGATTTTGCAAAAAGTTTATCCAATTTTGACAGTATTTTGTTGTTGGATATTTATCCTGCTAGGGAAGAACCCTTACCGGGAATCACATCGGATTGGTTACTGAAAAAAATAGATAATCAGAACAAAAAAGTGATAGCAAAGTCCAAACTGGTCAGCGAAATAAAAAAGCAAAACCCTCAAGTGCTCATTACTATGGGCGCAGGGGATATAGGATTGGAAATATCAAAGATAAAAGAAGAATTTACCTATGCGAATTAA
- the murG gene encoding undecaprenyldiphospho-muramoylpentapeptide beta-N-acetylglucosaminyltransferase translates to MGNYRFILSGGGTGGHIYPAIAIADELKNRYPDAEFLFVGAKDRMEMEKVPQAGYKIEGLWISGIQRKLTLKNLMFPFKVISSLMKSRSILKRFKPNAVVGTGGFASGPLLRVASEKGLPCVLQEQNSYAGITNKLLAKKAKKICVAYDGMERFFPADKIVKTGNPIRGNLVNAEVDRHKVFDFFGLDSKQKTLLVLGGSLGARRINDLIEEKLDFLKTFGVQIIWQCGKLYFETYKRYGSENVKVYAFLNRMDFAYSAADIIISRAGAGSVSELCIVGKPVIFIPSPNVAEDHQTKNAQALVSKDAALIIQEKNLEEEFENTFSDVFLSQANQEKLGKNIRKLALPNATKHIVDEIAKLL, encoded by the coding sequence GTGGGCAATTATAGATTTATACTTTCTGGAGGGGGTACAGGCGGGCATATTTATCCGGCAATCGCAATCGCCGATGAATTGAAAAATAGATATCCAGATGCCGAGTTTTTGTTTGTCGGGGCAAAAGATAGAATGGAGATGGAGAAAGTGCCACAGGCAGGATATAAAATTGAAGGCCTTTGGATCAGTGGAATACAAAGAAAACTCACTTTGAAAAATTTGATGTTTCCGTTTAAGGTAATAAGCAGTTTAATGAAGTCAAGAAGTATACTTAAAAGGTTCAAGCCCAATGCCGTTGTAGGCACTGGTGGCTTTGCTAGTGGACCTTTGTTGAGAGTGGCTTCGGAAAAAGGTCTGCCGTGTGTGCTGCAAGAGCAGAATTCTTATGCGGGGATTACCAATAAACTATTGGCCAAAAAAGCCAAAAAAATCTGTGTTGCTTATGATGGTATGGAAAGGTTTTTTCCTGCGGATAAAATTGTAAAAACGGGTAATCCGATTAGGGGTAATCTGGTCAACGCTGAAGTTGATCGCCACAAAGTCTTTGATTTTTTCGGCCTTGATTCCAAACAAAAAACACTATTGGTGTTGGGAGGTAGTTTAGGTGCCAGGCGTATCAACGATTTGATAGAGGAAAAACTAGATTTTCTAAAAACCTTTGGCGTACAGATTATTTGGCAGTGTGGTAAACTGTATTTCGAAACCTACAAACGGTACGGCTCTGAAAATGTAAAGGTTTATGCCTTTTTAAACAGAATGGATTTCGCCTATTCCGCTGCAGATATCATCATATCAAGGGCGGGGGCAGGATCGGTATCGGAATTATGTATTGTAGGTAAACCGGTGATTTTTATTCCATCGCCGAATGTGGCCGAAGACCATCAAACTAAAAATGCACAGGCATTGGTATCAAAAGATGCAGCATTGATAATACAGGAGAAAAACTTGGAAGAGGAATTTGAAAATACGTTTTCGGATGTATTTCTTTCTCAGGCCAATCAAGAAAAATTGGGGAAAAATATAAGGAAGTTGGCATTGCCAAATGCTACTAAGCATATTGTGGACGAAATAGCTAAGCTTTTGTAA
- a CDS encoding FtsW/RodA/SpoVE family cell cycle protein, translated as MLAFFKNIKGDKAIWGVVALLALFSFLPVYSASSNLVYVVGNGTNIGHLLKHGLLLFLGFGIIYGIHRIPVHFFKGLSIIAMPIVLVLLVYTLAQGTTIDGANASRWIRLPVVGFTFQTSNLAAVVLMIYVARYLTKIKDKTITFKESILPLWVPVFLVLILILPANFSTAAIIFFMVLMLCFLGGYPIKYLLGIVGSGLLVLTLFILTAKAFPDLFNNRIDTWENRIESFMNGEDIEADYQIEKAKIAIATGGIVGKGAGKSIQKNFLPQSSSDFIYAIIIEEYGLIGGLVLLFFYLLLLFRIVVVANGSKTIFGKLLAVGVGLPIVFQAFINMAVAVELFPVTGQTLPLISSGGTSIWMTCLAIGIVLSASNKEITVGKKNSVIDDTNPLEVLSGQL; from the coding sequence GTGTTGGCATTTTTCAAAAATATAAAAGGGGATAAGGCTATTTGGGGAGTGGTAGCCCTATTGGCCTTGTTTTCCTTTTTGCCTGTATACAGTGCCAGTAGCAACTTGGTATATGTAGTGGGGAATGGTACCAATATTGGCCATTTGCTCAAGCACGGCCTATTACTGTTTTTGGGCTTTGGTATTATTTATGGTATACACAGGATTCCCGTTCATTTTTTTAAGGGCTTGTCCATAATTGCGATGCCTATAGTGCTGGTGCTTTTGGTATATACTTTGGCGCAAGGCACTACGATTGATGGTGCCAATGCCAGTAGGTGGATTCGGTTGCCAGTGGTGGGCTTTACTTTTCAGACCTCTAATTTAGCTGCCGTTGTGCTCATGATTTATGTGGCGAGGTACCTAACAAAGATCAAGGATAAGACCATCACCTTCAAAGAAAGTATCTTGCCTTTGTGGGTACCTGTATTCTTGGTATTGATACTTATTTTACCTGCCAATTTTTCGACTGCCGCCATTATTTTCTTTATGGTTTTAATGCTTTGCTTTCTGGGGGGGTATCCCATAAAATATTTATTGGGAATAGTGGGCTCCGGTCTTTTGGTGCTTACGTTATTTATACTCACGGCCAAAGCTTTTCCGGATCTGTTCAACAATCGTATTGATACTTGGGAAAACAGGATAGAGAGTTTTATGAACGGTGAGGATATCGAGGCCGATTATCAAATTGAAAAGGCAAAAATAGCGATTGCTACTGGTGGTATTGTGGGTAAGGGAGCGGGAAAGAGCATACAGAAAAACTTTTTACCGCAAAGTTCATCCGACTTTATCTATGCCATCATAATTGAGGAGTACGGCCTCATAGGTGGGCTGGTGCTATTATTTTTTTACCTGTTACTGCTTTTTAGAATTGTGGTCGTGGCCAATGGGAGCAAGACCATTTTCGGAAAATTATTGGCTGTGGGTGTCGGCCTTCCAATTGTATTCCAGGCATTTATAAACATGGCCGTAGCGGTAGAGCTGTTTCCGGTTACGGGACAAACATTGCCTTTGATCAGTAGTGGGGGTACATCCATATGGATGACATGCTTGGCAATAGGTATAGTCCTCAGCGCTAGTAATAAGGAAATAACGGTAGGCAAAAAGAATTCGGTAATAGATGATACAAACCCTTTAGAAGTATTAAGTGGGCAATTATAG